A window of the Dyadobacter pollutisoli genome harbors these coding sequences:
- a CDS encoding SusC/RagA family TonB-linked outer membrane protein, protein MKISLTQIIFSIAFGGFTYAAHDGKAQEILERNVTLHADNTELRAVLSQIEAKADVKFAYSHKAIRASRAVIIHASNQKLSATLNSLLTPLEISYQVTPSGRILLTSKKASVPKEQSELLWEDKTFAEIRVEGKVNDEKGEGLPGVSVRLKGTQQGTLTNADGAFELEVTDKAAVLVFSFVGYRSQEVAVGDRTNLVISLAPDDKSLNEVVVIGYGTSRKKDVVGSVDIVSAKDAGSTTATNPSQLLIGKSAGVQVLQSNGTPGSDAQILIRGTGSFTGVDPLYVIDGIQGSKTMFNTLATQDIENITILKDASSTAIYGSAAANGVVIITTRKGKAGAPKINFNTQWGVASAWKKLDLLNASQYIDLLRDFASTTNSVLPAKFNTPDVTQDRTNWQNEIFRSALVSQNDVNISGGSEKVAYNFSLGYIKQQAIVKNFTNSRINARFSLDETLGRFHLGQSLNIRHTKDDGQVASISDAVYFAPYKPIFDASIPGGYSNTTNVDDFSNGNNPLAAINLNHPVNKGFVFFPQVFAEVDIIGGLRFRTQLSAEIGGAKTNSYQYAYTAGNNLTNPQQATLGYSNYSFYTLENYFSYNRVFGNHSVSATVGNSYLDPGNSSGLNATGTNIPNNNIQNISVAQSQAVTGSSYGYARSSVISYFARLGYTFDNKYILSGSFRRDGASNFGANNRFGNFYGLGLAWRFVDEEFIKSNLPFVTDGKLRIGLGRTGNNTIPTTGVTSVLTYSGSPNGNLVYSLGTNEGFNPGTTINTLANPNIKWESTDQTDIGIDLAFLRNKLSVTVDWYNRKSSGLLVSVPVSGSTGASGSGGQPSKYANAASAQNKGVEFSVGFRDVTSGGLSYNISANLAYNKNVVNSLGSEFAAPIQAGAFSNLPTFTYTAAGSAIGSFYGYTLDHVAKDQAEVDALNSKAAEQSGDATTKYQAGLLPGDFIFKDIDGDGKVTTTDQKILGNPIPKIVYGFNGGVTYHNFDLNVVVSGVSGLKLVNAFKFVTENESTGHNASTEILNRWKKPGDVATLPRAGQSATGDGNLRPSDWWLENGSYLRLRNITLGYKLPQSIVSSIGGGKVFSGIRIYVAAQNLLTITKYKGYDPEVSTQNGGSYIFSRGIDDRQQLPQPRTLLAGLQLGF, encoded by the coding sequence ATGAAAATTTCATTGACCCAAATTATCTTTTCTATTGCTTTCGGAGGCTTCACATATGCGGCTCACGACGGGAAAGCACAGGAGATTTTGGAACGTAATGTTACGCTACATGCTGATAACACCGAGCTCAGGGCAGTTCTCAGCCAAATAGAAGCAAAGGCGGACGTGAAATTTGCATACAGTCATAAGGCGATCCGGGCGAGTCGCGCTGTGATTATCCACGCTTCGAACCAGAAACTTTCAGCGACATTGAATTCATTGCTGACCCCATTGGAGATTTCCTATCAGGTAACGCCATCGGGCCGAATCTTGCTTACTTCAAAGAAAGCCAGTGTCCCGAAAGAACAGTCAGAATTGCTCTGGGAGGATAAAACCTTTGCGGAGATCCGTGTAGAAGGCAAGGTAAATGACGAAAAGGGGGAGGGCCTTCCGGGTGTCAGTGTCCGCCTGAAAGGCACTCAGCAGGGAACGCTTACCAACGCCGACGGAGCTTTCGAACTGGAAGTAACTGATAAAGCGGCGGTACTGGTGTTCAGTTTTGTGGGATATAGATCTCAGGAAGTGGCAGTGGGCGACCGGACGAATCTGGTAATCAGCCTCGCACCAGACGATAAATCGTTGAATGAAGTGGTGGTAATCGGTTATGGTACTTCCCGCAAAAAGGACGTGGTAGGCTCGGTGGACATTGTTTCTGCCAAGGACGCAGGTTCTACGACCGCTACCAATCCTTCACAGTTGCTGATCGGTAAGTCGGCGGGTGTTCAGGTGTTGCAATCCAATGGTACCCCGGGCTCCGACGCTCAGATCCTGATCCGCGGAACGGGCTCCTTCACAGGTGTAGACCCATTGTATGTGATCGACGGTATTCAGGGCAGCAAAACGATGTTCAATACATTAGCGACCCAGGACATTGAGAACATAACGATCCTGAAAGATGCCTCTTCCACAGCGATTTACGGTTCGGCAGCTGCCAATGGTGTGGTGATCATTACTACCCGCAAAGGCAAGGCTGGCGCTCCGAAAATCAATTTCAATACGCAATGGGGCGTTGCAAGTGCCTGGAAAAAACTGGACCTGCTGAATGCATCCCAGTACATTGATCTGCTGAGAGATTTCGCGTCGACTACCAATTCGGTGCTACCAGCGAAGTTCAATACTCCGGATGTGACGCAGGACCGTACCAATTGGCAGAACGAGATTTTCCGCTCCGCATTGGTTTCTCAAAATGATGTGAATATCAGCGGAGGAAGCGAAAAAGTGGCTTATAACTTTTCATTGGGTTATATCAAACAACAGGCCATTGTCAAAAACTTTACGAATAGCCGGATCAATGCGCGGTTCAGTCTGGACGAAACATTGGGCAGGTTCCATTTGGGACAAAGCCTGAATATCCGCCACACGAAAGACGACGGCCAGGTGGCTAGCATTTCGGATGCGGTATATTTTGCTCCTTACAAACCAATTTTCGACGCGAGTATCCCGGGAGGGTATTCCAATACGACCAATGTCGACGATTTCAGCAATGGTAACAACCCGCTGGCGGCGATCAATCTGAACCATCCGGTTAATAAAGGTTTCGTATTTTTCCCACAGGTATTTGCAGAGGTGGACATTATTGGTGGCCTGCGTTTCAGGACTCAGCTTTCAGCAGAGATTGGCGGAGCGAAAACCAATAGCTACCAATATGCTTACACGGCTGGAAACAACCTTACCAATCCGCAGCAAGCCACATTGGGGTATAGTAACTATTCATTTTATACACTTGAAAATTACTTTTCCTACAACCGCGTATTTGGAAATCACAGCGTTTCCGCAACTGTTGGTAACAGTTATCTTGATCCGGGCAATTCTTCCGGCCTGAATGCGACGGGTACTAATATTCCGAACAACAACATTCAGAATATCAGCGTGGCGCAATCCCAGGCGGTTACTGGAAGCTCTTACGGCTATGCACGGTCGTCGGTGATCTCGTACTTCGCTAGGCTGGGTTATACTTTTGACAACAAATACATTCTTTCAGGAAGCTTTCGTCGTGATGGTGCGTCCAACTTTGGTGCCAACAACAGGTTTGGTAACTTTTATGGGCTAGGACTCGCGTGGCGGTTTGTGGATGAGGAATTTATCAAAAGCAATCTTCCTTTCGTGACCGACGGAAAGCTGCGTATCGGCCTCGGACGGACTGGAAACAATACCATTCCTACAACCGGTGTTACCTCGGTACTTACTTACAGCGGCAGCCCGAACGGGAACCTGGTGTATTCGCTGGGCACCAATGAAGGCTTCAATCCCGGAACGACCATCAATACATTGGCTAACCCTAACATTAAATGGGAGTCAACAGACCAGACCGACATTGGTATTGACCTCGCTTTTCTGCGCAACAAACTGAGCGTGACGGTAGACTGGTACAACAGAAAAAGTAGCGGCTTGCTCGTAAGTGTACCCGTTTCGGGAAGTACAGGAGCGTCAGGTAGCGGTGGGCAACCCAGCAAATATGCGAATGCGGCCAGTGCGCAGAACAAAGGAGTGGAGTTCTCTGTAGGCTTTCGTGACGTGACGAGCGGCGGATTGAGCTATAATATCAGCGCCAATCTTGCCTATAACAAGAACGTTGTGAACTCGCTGGGAAGTGAGTTTGCGGCACCGATACAGGCGGGTGCATTCAGCAATTTGCCAACATTCACTTACACGGCAGCAGGTTCGGCGATTGGTTCATTTTACGGCTACACGCTGGATCACGTAGCGAAAGATCAGGCAGAAGTAGATGCCCTGAATTCCAAAGCTGCGGAGCAAAGCGGTGATGCGACCACCAAATACCAGGCTGGACTGCTTCCCGGGGATTTTATTTTCAAAGACATTGATGGCGATGGCAAAGTAACTACTACGGATCAGAAAATCCTGGGCAACCCTATTCCAAAAATCGTATACGGATTCAACGGAGGCGTTACCTACCATAACTTTGATCTGAATGTGGTAGTGTCCGGTGTTTCGGGCCTGAAATTGGTTAATGCATTCAAATTCGTGACCGAGAATGAATCTACCGGACACAACGCTTCAACTGAAATCCTGAACAGATGGAAAAAGCCAGGCGACGTGGCTACACTTCCGAGAGCTGGCCAGAGCGCTACCGGCGATGGTAACCTGCGTCCATCCGACTGGTGGTTGGAAAACGGCAGCTATTTGAGACTAAGGAACATTACCCTGGGCTACAAACTGCCTCAAAGCATTGTGAGCAGTATTGGAGGCGGCAAAGTGTTCAGCGGCATCCGGATATATGTTGCAGCGCAAAACCTGCTGACAATCACCAAGTACAAAGGATATGATCCTGAGGTAAGCACGCAAAACGGTGGAAGCTACATTTTCTCACGCGGAATTGATGACAGACAGCAATTACCACAGCCGAGAACATTGCTTGCAGGCTTACAATTAGGGTTTTAA
- a CDS encoding 3'-5' exonuclease has protein sequence MTDEFRRRARNFLLLDIETVAAFNSYDKLPERMQKLWDKKAASLKRGDDTLTNAEYFYDRGAIYSEFGKIVCIAFGGFYWNDADEIAFKVSSFSGDDEVVLLNQFKALIEKYPADQLILCAHNGREFDFPFLCRRMLIHCIEIPKALQITGKKPWEILHQDTMDLWKFGDYKSYTSLDLLAAVFDIPGSKIEMSGDQVTRVYWEENDLAKISRYCREDVVVLAQLYLRLHCFPTVKAENIVRIE, from the coding sequence ATGACCGACGAATTTCGAAGACGTGCCAGGAACTTTCTGCTTCTGGATATTGAGACCGTAGCTGCATTTAATTCTTATGACAAGCTCCCTGAGCGAATGCAAAAGCTTTGGGACAAAAAAGCTGCAAGTCTGAAAAGAGGCGATGACACGCTGACCAACGCTGAATATTTCTACGATCGCGGTGCCATTTATTCCGAATTTGGCAAAATCGTCTGCATTGCATTCGGAGGTTTTTATTGGAATGACGCTGACGAGATTGCATTCAAGGTCAGCAGCTTTTCGGGAGACGACGAAGTAGTGTTATTGAATCAGTTTAAGGCATTGATAGAGAAATACCCTGCCGATCAACTGATCCTTTGCGCCCATAATGGCAGAGAGTTTGACTTCCCTTTCCTTTGCCGCAGAATGCTTATCCACTGCATTGAGATCCCGAAAGCCTTACAGATTACCGGAAAAAAGCCCTGGGAGATCCTGCATCAGGATACAATGGACCTTTGGAAGTTTGGCGATTACAAGAGCTATACCTCGCTCGATCTGCTGGCAGCGGTTTTTGACATTCCCGGTAGTAAAATTGAAATGAGCGGCGACCAGGTTACAAGGGTTTATTGGGAAGAAAATGATCTCGCCAAAATTTCCCGATATTGCAGAGAGGATGTGGTGGTACTGGCACAGCTTTATTTGCGATTACATTGCTTTCCGACAGTGAAAGCAGAAAATATTGTCAGGATCGAGTAA
- a CDS encoding YraN family protein, producing MATHNDTGNWGEAQAAAFLIQNGFEIIEKNYRYRHAEIDLIVKKGKMMIFVEVKTRSGIQYGMPEEFVNATKAGLVMRAAENYIYDKDWHFDVRFDIVSILIFTNGQTEIRHIEDAFSK from the coding sequence ATGGCTACACACAATGATACTGGAAATTGGGGAGAGGCGCAGGCTGCGGCCTTTTTGATCCAAAATGGATTTGAAATAATAGAAAAAAATTACCGGTACCGGCATGCCGAAATTGACCTGATCGTCAAAAAAGGTAAAATGATGATTTTCGTTGAGGTGAAAACCAGGAGCGGAATTCAGTATGGAATGCCCGAGGAATTTGTCAATGCAACCAAAGCCGGGCTGGTCATGCGGGCGGCCGAAAATTACATTTATGACAAAGACTGGCATTTCGACGTCCGGTTCGACATTGTTTCTATTTTGATCTTCACCAATGGGCAGACAGAGATCCGTCACATTGAAGATGCATTTAGCAAGTGA
- a CDS encoding RNA polymerase sigma factor, producing MESTRLSDRILIEALRSGDEQAFTTIYKEYWYRMFVVAYRKLQHREVAEELIQDIFTRLWKERESVKIISLDYYLFSAVRYEVIDYIRAYGPQNAYLSYYQAFTNFEETNTENTIAFNELVENIDKGLDTLPEKSKEVFRLSRMENWSISQIAGHMHLSEKAVEYHLTKATKSMRSYLKESLISLLALLTFFNS from the coding sequence TTGGAAAGCACGCGATTATCCGATCGAATTCTGATAGAAGCCCTGCGCAGCGGCGATGAGCAAGCCTTTACCACGATCTACAAAGAATATTGGTACCGCATGTTTGTGGTAGCTTACCGGAAACTTCAGCATCGTGAAGTCGCCGAGGAGCTTATCCAGGACATCTTTACAAGGCTGTGGAAAGAGCGGGAAAGCGTAAAGATCATTTCGCTTGACTACTACCTTTTTTCAGCCGTCCGATACGAGGTGATTGACTACATCAGGGCCTATGGGCCGCAGAATGCCTACCTGAGCTACTACCAGGCATTCACCAATTTTGAAGAAACCAATACCGAAAACACCATTGCGTTCAACGAGCTCGTCGAAAACATCGACAAAGGACTGGACACGCTGCCCGAAAAGTCCAAAGAGGTTTTCAGGCTGAGCCGCATGGAAAACTGGTCGATATCTCAAATCGCCGGTCACATGCATTTATCCGAAAAAGCCGTCGAGTACCATCTTACCAAAGCCACCAAATCGATGCGGTCGTACCTCAAAGAATCGCTGATTTCGCTGCTGGCACTGCTTACATTTTTCAATTCCTGA
- a CDS encoding PVC-type heme-binding CxxCH protein: MTFNTTISPEFGLLFSGAVLLSLSSLFLINPKPDLPKRSGTPLVSIEDSSKLYLPDDLEATLWAEAPMFFNPTNMDIDAKGRVWITEAVNYRDFNTKPAERLSHKQKGDRVMILEDRDGDGKAESSKVFIEDTLLTAPLGIAVIGNKIIVSCAPNLIVYTDSDGDDKPDSREVLLTGFGGFDHDHSLHSLVTGPDGRYYFNTGNAGPHHVTDKSGWTLRSGSLYTGGTPYNKSNNGNQKSDDGRVWVGGLALRINPDGTGLKVLGHNFRNSYEVCLDSYGNMWQNDNDDQVITCRVSFLQENGNAGYFSADGTRYWQADRRPGQDIFTTHWHQEDPGVMPAGDNTGAGSPTGIVYYEGDALGKNYRGTLLSCEAGRNVIFAYKPEKQGAGFALKRRDLISSFPQASERYEWYETDNDYRKWFRPSDVAVGPDGALYIADWYDPIVGGHGMKDKKGYGRIYRITPKGKKLTVPTFDLTSTNGLIEALKNPAVNVRALGFEGLRKNGEPVIEDVKKLLTAENPFHQARAIWLLSQLGEKGKGEVEKLLLSADESHRLTAFRALKALNGATAYLDQMAGDADPAVRREVGIALRDVDFTKSYSIISKLIKNYDGKDPWMLEAIGTASDGKEAKVYANVRETFKADPEYWKPQHANLVWRLHPVQAINDLKLRAGSAKVAVTERRKALTAIGFIKDKKAAEAMVALSKSTLPDVASQASWWLNFRKSNDWADLLNWEKENAVVVTPAYQKMLELRRKVADKNQPMGDRIGNGRKMAADVNGGNMLVDMRVQGQLPDTIAKAVSEIIFKNPDQNVRVVASQFFPRNGKVLKTDFIARMSADPSKGEKLFATNCAACHKHGTNGAEIGPDLTVIHKKFDKAGLLDAIVNPSASMVFGYESYTIVTKKGETYFGFLLSDGANVVIKDAAGQQHSIKADQIKSREKMPSSLMPEPTALGLNEQDLADLTGYLLNFK, translated from the coding sequence ATGACTTTCAATACAACCATATCGCCTGAATTCGGCCTACTTTTCAGTGGGGCAGTGTTGCTGTCCTTATCTTCTTTGTTTTTGATAAACCCAAAACCTGACCTTCCAAAGCGGTCCGGTACCCCATTGGTTTCCATCGAAGACTCTTCAAAACTATACCTCCCCGACGATCTGGAAGCCACGCTTTGGGCGGAAGCACCGATGTTTTTCAATCCGACCAATATGGACATTGATGCCAAGGGGCGGGTATGGATTACGGAGGCAGTGAATTATAGGGATTTTAACACAAAACCTGCGGAGCGGCTTAGCCACAAGCAAAAAGGTGACCGGGTAATGATCCTGGAAGACCGCGATGGGGATGGAAAAGCAGAATCCTCCAAAGTATTCATAGAAGACACATTATTAACTGCACCGTTGGGTATAGCCGTGATCGGGAATAAAATCATAGTTTCCTGCGCCCCCAATCTCATTGTTTATACTGACTCCGACGGTGACGACAAGCCCGATAGCCGCGAAGTACTACTTACCGGCTTTGGCGGATTTGACCATGACCATTCACTGCATTCGCTGGTAACCGGGCCGGACGGACGTTATTATTTCAATACAGGCAATGCTGGGCCGCACCATGTGACGGACAAAAGTGGCTGGACGCTCAGAAGCGGAAGTTTGTACACAGGAGGAACGCCATACAACAAGTCCAATAACGGAAATCAGAAATCGGACGATGGTCGTGTGTGGGTAGGTGGGCTCGCTCTGCGTATCAACCCGGACGGGACGGGACTGAAAGTACTGGGCCACAATTTCAGGAATAGTTATGAAGTATGCCTCGACAGCTACGGCAACATGTGGCAGAATGATAACGACGACCAGGTGATCACTTGCAGGGTTTCTTTTTTGCAGGAAAACGGTAATGCCGGGTACTTTTCGGCGGACGGAACCCGCTACTGGCAGGCAGACCGCAGACCAGGGCAGGACATTTTTACAACGCATTGGCACCAGGAAGATCCGGGGGTGATGCCAGCGGGCGACAACACGGGTGCGGGCTCGCCGACGGGCATTGTGTATTATGAAGGTGATGCTTTGGGTAAGAATTACAGAGGTACATTGCTAAGCTGCGAGGCTGGCCGTAATGTGATTTTCGCCTACAAACCTGAAAAGCAAGGTGCTGGTTTTGCACTTAAAAGAAGAGATCTGATCAGTTCTTTTCCCCAAGCATCGGAACGATATGAATGGTACGAAACGGATAATGATTATAGGAAATGGTTTCGTCCGTCCGATGTGGCCGTCGGGCCCGACGGTGCGCTTTACATTGCGGACTGGTACGATCCGATCGTGGGCGGGCATGGGATGAAGGATAAAAAAGGCTACGGAAGAATTTACCGCATTACTCCAAAAGGTAAAAAACTGACAGTCCCGACATTTGACCTCACGTCGACAAACGGATTAATAGAAGCATTGAAAAATCCGGCGGTGAATGTGCGGGCGTTGGGCTTTGAGGGATTGAGAAAAAACGGAGAACCTGTGATTGAAGACGTAAAGAAATTGCTGACAGCCGAAAATCCATTCCATCAGGCCAGGGCTATATGGTTGCTTTCTCAGCTGGGTGAAAAAGGTAAGGGAGAGGTGGAAAAGTTGTTATTATCCGCCGATGAATCGCATCGTTTAACGGCTTTCCGCGCATTAAAAGCATTGAATGGAGCGACCGCCTACTTGGATCAAATGGCTGGCGATGCTGACCCCGCTGTTCGTCGCGAAGTAGGTATTGCATTGAGGGACGTTGATTTCACAAAATCATATTCCATTATTTCAAAGCTCATCAAAAATTACGACGGGAAAGACCCCTGGATGCTGGAAGCGATTGGTACTGCATCGGATGGAAAAGAAGCGAAGGTTTATGCAAATGTGCGAGAAACATTTAAAGCCGATCCCGAATACTGGAAACCGCAACATGCAAATCTGGTTTGGCGACTTCACCCCGTCCAAGCGATTAATGATTTGAAACTAAGGGCAGGTTCTGCAAAAGTGGCGGTAACCGAACGCAGAAAAGCATTAACTGCCATCGGTTTTATAAAAGATAAAAAAGCGGCGGAAGCGATGGTAGCATTGTCCAAATCGACTTTGCCTGATGTGGCGTCGCAGGCTTCGTGGTGGCTGAATTTCCGGAAATCCAATGATTGGGCCGACCTGTTGAACTGGGAAAAAGAGAATGCGGTCGTCGTCACGCCGGCGTATCAGAAAATGCTGGAACTGAGGCGAAAAGTCGCCGACAAAAACCAGCCAATGGGCGATCGGATAGGTAATGGACGAAAAATGGCAGCGGACGTCAACGGCGGAAATATGCTGGTAGATATGCGGGTACAGGGGCAGCTGCCCGACACGATCGCTAAGGCAGTAAGCGAGATTATTTTCAAAAATCCCGATCAGAATGTACGTGTAGTAGCAAGCCAGTTTTTCCCGAGAAATGGAAAAGTTTTGAAAACAGATTTTATAGCAAGAATGAGCGCGGATCCTTCCAAAGGTGAAAAATTGTTCGCTACGAATTGCGCTGCTTGTCACAAGCACGGTACCAATGGAGCCGAAATCGGCCCGGATTTGACGGTAATCCACAAAAAATTTGATAAAGCAGGACTGCTCGATGCTATTGTCAACCCCTCGGCCAGTATGGTTTTTGGCTATGAAAGCTACACGATCGTTACTAAAAAGGGAGAGACATACTTTGGATTTTTGCTCAGCGACGGCGCGAATGTGGTAATTAAAGACGCCGCCGGGCAGCAGCATTCCATTAAGGCTGACCAGATAAAAAGCAGGGAGAAAATGCCTTCATCCCTCATGCCGGAACCCACCGCGCTGGGCCTGAATGAGCAGGACCTGGCAGATTTGACGGGTTATCTTTTGAATTTCAAGTGA
- a CDS encoding sugar phosphate isomerase/epimerase family protein, with amino-acid sequence MNDSLAINRREMIKKSALFAAASSSGLLFKPAPKLQLGACDWSVGKSLNPEAFDRAKQIGLQGIQVSYNSGQNHAGLSVPATLQSIQDASARTGIKVSSLAIGELNRVPYKSEPKTEEWVWNSVDAAKTLNVKVILLAFFSDGDLRNDEKGKKAVIARLKKVAPHAEKQGITLGIESYLTAQEHLDIIQSVGSKAVKVYYDFRNAADAGNDVFKEVPMIGKDLICELHIKENGQRLGEGTLDWPKIAKMVKDIDYRGWMQIEGATPKGADIIECYQQNRKYLEGLFSFK; translated from the coding sequence ATGAACGACAGCCTGGCGATTAATCGTCGGGAGATGATCAAAAAGTCAGCCCTGTTTGCGGCTGCCTCATCTTCCGGTTTGCTTTTCAAGCCCGCTCCCAAGCTGCAATTGGGCGCCTGCGACTGGTCAGTCGGTAAAAGCCTTAATCCCGAAGCATTCGATCGTGCCAAGCAAATAGGCCTGCAAGGCATTCAGGTAAGTTACAATTCCGGCCAAAATCATGCCGGTCTATCTGTTCCCGCTACATTACAATCCATCCAAGATGCGTCCGCGCGTACAGGCATAAAAGTTTCCAGCCTGGCGATCGGAGAACTCAATCGCGTTCCTTATAAATCAGAGCCCAAGACCGAAGAATGGGTCTGGAATAGTGTGGATGCTGCCAAGACATTGAATGTCAAGGTGATTTTGCTGGCTTTCTTTTCTGATGGAGATCTGCGGAATGATGAAAAAGGCAAAAAAGCAGTAATAGCACGACTAAAAAAAGTAGCGCCTCACGCCGAAAAACAAGGCATAACACTGGGGATAGAGTCTTACCTCACGGCTCAGGAGCATTTAGACATCATTCAAAGTGTGGGTTCCAAAGCTGTGAAAGTATATTACGATTTCCGCAATGCTGCTGATGCCGGCAATGATGTTTTCAAAGAAGTGCCGATGATCGGTAAAGATCTGATCTGTGAACTCCACATAAAAGAAAATGGCCAACGCCTGGGAGAAGGCACGCTAGACTGGCCCAAAATCGCTAAAATGGTGAAAGACATTGACTACCGGGGCTGGATGCAGATCGAAGGAGCCACGCCGAAAGGTGCCGATATCATTGAATGCTACCAGCAAAACAGGAAGTATCTCGAAGGATTATTTTCTTTTAAATAA
- a CDS encoding FecR family protein — protein MNTKDLQTLLLRYRQGNCTEEEIEQIHKWYESLNAGSSIALTDDDRQALEEKLLKNIREEVMEPRFMEEPVPLNASWRFSSVFYSGVAAAVILTLSFLLFFNKKEVVRTLANSEPILVKISTGKLITTENKTKEAKIITLDDKSVIELCPGSRIIYPDKFPGDKREVQLTGNAFFKVTKDPHRPFSVFSGNLVTKVLGTSFRIITKAGDNAVEVEVVTGKVSVFENIHTTVTKEPSGKLHKPNNGVVLTPNQRVTYFTESGHLMTSLVEKPVAIAAAVVAPKVVYNNELLTDIMAQLQSEYGIEIVLSSDHLEKCSFTGDVSDMSLYDKLDLICKSNMATYEVKGTRILIDGEGCDAK, from the coding sequence ATGAATACAAAAGATTTACAAACACTACTCTTACGATACCGACAGGGCAACTGTACGGAGGAAGAAATTGAACAAATTCACAAATGGTATGAAAGCCTGAATGCGGGCTCTTCGATCGCGCTGACAGATGACGACAGGCAGGCGCTGGAAGAAAAGTTGTTGAAGAATATCCGGGAGGAAGTAATGGAGCCGCGGTTTATGGAAGAACCTGTTCCGCTAAACGCTTCGTGGAGATTTTCGTCGGTGTTCTACTCAGGTGTTGCTGCGGCGGTGATATTGACATTGTCTTTTTTGCTGTTTTTTAACAAAAAGGAGGTAGTGCGGACATTAGCAAACTCGGAGCCGATCCTGGTCAAGATTAGTACCGGCAAGCTGATCACCACTGAAAACAAAACCAAGGAAGCTAAAATAATTACGCTCGACGATAAGAGCGTCATTGAACTATGTCCGGGCAGCCGCATCATTTACCCTGATAAATTTCCCGGAGACAAACGCGAAGTACAGCTGACGGGCAATGCGTTTTTCAAAGTAACCAAAGATCCTCACCGACCATTTTCAGTTTTTAGCGGTAACCTGGTGACCAAAGTACTAGGGACCAGTTTCAGGATTATCACCAAGGCCGGTGACAATGCAGTGGAAGTAGAAGTGGTTACCGGTAAAGTGTCTGTTTTTGAAAACATTCATACAACAGTGACCAAGGAACCGTCAGGCAAACTTCACAAGCCAAACAATGGTGTCGTACTCACTCCAAATCAGCGGGTTACCTATTTCACAGAAAGCGGACACCTCATGACCAGCCTGGTTGAGAAGCCCGTCGCCATTGCTGCGGCGGTAGTTGCGCCGAAAGTGGTGTACAACAATGAACTGCTGACTGATATCATGGCGCAGCTGCAAAGTGAATACGGAATTGAAATTGTACTATCCAGCGATCACCTCGAAAAATGCTCATTCACCGGAGATGTTTCCGACATGTCGCTGTACGACAAGCTGGACCTGATCTGTAAATCAAACATGGCAACATATGAAGTAAAAGGTACCCGCATCCTGATCGACGGAGAAGGATGTGACGCGAAATAA
- the lipB gene encoding lipoyl(octanoyl) transferase LipB, with the protein MNTLINKQVQFQDLGLIDYQEAWDYQEKIFAETLSIKTGNRGLDPEDQKLTPNFLIFCQHPHVYTLGKSGKPDHLLLAEEDLPEKQAKYYKINRGGDITYHGPGQIVGYPILDLDNFFTDIHLYMRTLEEAIILTLADYGMDAGRIKGLTGVWLDYEAQINPRKICALGVKASRWVTMHGFALNVNTDLTYFGNIVPCGIEDKAVTSMWKEAGHELDIQEVSDKLKYHLAALFQMEL; encoded by the coding sequence ATGAATACCCTCATCAATAAACAGGTGCAATTCCAGGATCTGGGACTGATTGATTATCAGGAGGCTTGGGACTATCAGGAGAAGATTTTTGCTGAGACGCTTTCCATTAAAACCGGTAACCGCGGCCTTGATCCCGAAGATCAAAAGCTGACGCCCAATTTTTTGATTTTTTGTCAACACCCACACGTTTATACTTTGGGAAAAAGCGGAAAACCGGATCATTTGCTTCTGGCGGAGGAAGATCTCCCGGAAAAACAGGCCAAATATTATAAAATCAACCGCGGCGGCGACATTACCTACCACGGCCCGGGCCAGATCGTCGGCTATCCGATACTGGATCTTGATAACTTCTTTACGGATATTCATTTGTATATGCGGACGCTGGAAGAAGCGATCATTCTCACACTGGCGGACTATGGCATGGACGCGGGACGAATCAAAGGCTTGACCGGCGTGTGGCTTGATTATGAAGCGCAGATCAATCCGAGAAAAATCTGTGCATTAGGCGTAAAAGCCAGCCGCTGGGTTACCATGCATGGTTTTGCGTTGAATGTAAACACGGACCTTACCTATTTTGGTAACATTGTTCCATGCGGAATTGAGGATAAAGCGGTAACATCCATGTGGAAGGAAGCCGGCCATGAGTTGGATATTCAGGAAGTTTCGGATAAATTAAAGTATCATTTGGCAGCGTTGTTCCAAATGGAATTGTAA